A portion of the Pseudomonas synxantha BG33R genome contains these proteins:
- a CDS encoding DUF3313 domain-containing protein, with product MKLRLMISTLCVASLGMAGCASKVPQPDEYSGFLSNYSQLKEAKSPSGAEVMRWVDPQLDLSRYTAAYIEPTQFYPKPQATAKIPDSTLRGISDYYNQALRRELAKSLPLANAPGPGVIVVRAAITAVSSKTESLKPYEFIPVALVAAAVSTGTGIRDQETTLGTEAQFLDGGTNKVVAQVVRKGTGKPLANDSQVLKADDVKVVIDGWASDLHQSYVKLKKH from the coding sequence ATGAAGTTAAGGCTCATGATCAGCACACTGTGCGTCGCCTCGCTCGGCATGGCAGGCTGTGCCAGCAAGGTGCCGCAACCGGATGAGTATTCAGGGTTTCTCTCCAATTACAGCCAGCTCAAGGAAGCCAAGTCGCCCTCCGGGGCAGAGGTGATGCGCTGGGTCGATCCGCAGTTGGACTTGAGCCGCTACACCGCGGCGTACATCGAGCCTACCCAGTTCTATCCCAAACCCCAGGCCACCGCAAAGATTCCGGACAGCACCCTGCGGGGCATCAGCGATTATTACAATCAGGCGCTCAGGCGTGAACTGGCCAAGTCACTGCCCCTGGCCAATGCTCCAGGCCCAGGCGTGATCGTGGTGCGTGCGGCGATTACCGCCGTGAGCAGCAAGACCGAAAGCCTCAAACCCTACGAGTTTATCCCCGTGGCTCTGGTGGCCGCAGCAGTCAGCACCGGCACGGGTATCCGCGATCAGGAGACCACGCTGGGCACTGAGGCGCAGTTCCTCGATGGAGGCACGAACAAAGTGGTGGCCCAGGTGGTGCGCAAAGGCACCGGCAAGCCATTGGCCAATGACTCACAGGTGCTCAAGGCCGACGACGTGAAAGTTGTCATTGACGGCTGGGCGTCGGACCTGCATCAGTCCTACGTGAAGCTCAAAAAACATTGA
- a CDS encoding DUF1254 domain-containing protein — translation MIGKPTRLLLASLSIFMSTGAWADFTASPSEARAIAKEAYLYGFPVVQMYKTLYTQAVDKGGAHFKAPFNHIGNTAQVLTPKDTALPSPNADTPYSFVWMDLRKEPLVLTLPRIEDERYYSVQLIDLYSQNIAYLGTRSTGNNGGHYMIAGPDWKGQQPVDIDRVVYRESNIAYALYRTQLFDDKDLGKVKQIQSGYKVQPLSSYVKQPAPAKVPKIEWPKPTATMTEGPQLFRYLNFMLAFAAPQDSEKDLLARFAKIGIAPGAPFKVNQLTAEQRKALEEGIADGRAEFAAFKKDKLDTHQVAQADLFGSRDRLQNNYLYRYAGAELGIFGHSSDEAAHLSYIVDSEGKPANGARHSYTVHFAKDQLPPADAFWSLTLYDAKTKLLVPNHKKRYLINSRMLPALQRDADGGLTLALQHHEPPKAEQSNWLPAPPGPFYAVLRIYLPKPEVGNGQWKLPPLTPLK, via the coding sequence ATGATTGGAAAACCGACGCGCCTGCTGTTGGCGAGCCTCTCGATATTTATGAGTACCGGCGCCTGGGCTGACTTCACCGCCAGCCCGAGTGAAGCCCGGGCAATCGCCAAGGAAGCCTACCTGTACGGTTTCCCGGTGGTGCAAATGTACAAGACGCTCTACACCCAGGCCGTTGACAAGGGCGGCGCCCACTTCAAGGCGCCGTTCAACCATATCGGTAATACCGCGCAGGTATTGACCCCCAAGGACACCGCGCTCCCTAGCCCGAACGCCGACACACCCTACTCATTCGTATGGATGGACCTGCGCAAAGAGCCTCTGGTACTGACCCTGCCCAGGATTGAAGACGAGCGCTACTACTCGGTGCAGTTGATCGACCTCTATTCCCAGAACATTGCTTACCTGGGCACCCGCAGCACCGGCAACAACGGCGGTCACTACATGATCGCCGGGCCTGACTGGAAAGGTCAGCAACCGGTGGACATCGACCGAGTGGTCTACAGAGAAAGCAACATCGCCTACGCCCTGTACCGCACGCAGCTGTTCGATGACAAGGACCTGGGCAAGGTCAAGCAAATCCAGAGCGGCTATAAAGTGCAACCCCTGAGCAGCTATGTGAAGCAGCCTGCCCCGGCCAAGGTGCCGAAGATCGAATGGCCCAAGCCGACGGCGACCATGACCGAAGGCCCGCAACTGTTTCGCTACCTGAACTTCATGCTGGCCTTCGCCGCCCCACAGGACAGCGAAAAAGACCTGCTGGCGCGCTTTGCCAAAATCGGCATAGCGCCGGGTGCGCCGTTCAAGGTCAACCAATTGACAGCAGAACAGCGCAAGGCCCTGGAAGAAGGCATCGCCGATGGCCGGGCCGAATTTGCCGCCTTCAAGAAGGACAAACTCGACACTCATCAGGTTGCCCAGGCTGATCTGTTCGGTAGCCGCGACCGTCTGCAAAACAACTACCTGTATCGCTACGCCGGTGCCGAGTTAGGCATTTTCGGTCACTCCAGCGACGAAGCGGCTCACCTGAGCTACATCGTCGACAGTGAGGGTAAGCCGGCCAACGGCGCACGCCACAGCTACACCGTGCATTTTGCCAAGGACCAGTTGCCACCGGCCGATGCGTTCTGGTCGCTGACCCTGTACGACGCCAAGACAAAATTGCTGGTGCCCAACCACAAGAAGCGCTACCTGATCAACTCGCGGATGTTACCGGCCCTCCAGCGTGACGCCGACGGTGGCCTCACCCTGGCGCTGCAACACCACGAGCCACCGAAAGCCGAACAGAGCAATTGGCTGCCGGCCCCGCCCGGTCCGTTCTATGCGGTCCTGCGTATTTACCTGCCCAAGCCCGAGGTGGGTAACGGTCAATGGAAGCTGCCCCCGTTGACACCGCTGAAATAG
- a CDS encoding response regulator, with product MPAEASTILVVEDDAIVRMLIVDVLEELDFKVLEAADAEKALERVQDTSQVIDLMMTDVGLPDMNGKELATKVRELRPTLPILFASGYAENIDATSGMQVIAKPFSIDQLRDKVKSMLPA from the coding sequence ATGCCCGCTGAAGCATCCACCATCCTTGTAGTCGAAGACGATGCCATCGTGCGCATGCTGATCGTGGATGTACTCGAAGAGTTGGATTTCAAGGTGCTTGAGGCCGCTGACGCCGAAAAGGCACTCGAAAGGGTGCAAGACACCAGCCAGGTGATCGACTTGATGATGACCGACGTCGGCCTGCCAGACATGAATGGCAAGGAGCTGGCGACCAAGGTCCGCGAACTGCGCCCCACCCTGCCTATTCTATTTGCCAGTGGCTATGCCGAAAATATTGATGCGACGTCCGGCATGCAGGTGATCGCCAAGCCATTTTCCATCGACCAACTACGTGACAAAGTCAAATCAATGCTTCCAGCCTGA